The Marivirga salinae DNA window AAATCTGCATTCATCCCAATCAATTTAACGGGTAATGAATCGGTCACAAATTCTTTTTCTATTTCCACTGCATCTGTGATGATAGAAGTTACTTTCTCTTTGGATAATTTATTAACCAAATGATCATTGTAAAGCAGACAAGCAAAATCACAGTGCAATCCTTCATCTCTTGAGATTAATTCATTAGAGAAAGTTAAACCTGGCATCAGACCTCTTTTCTTTAACCAGAAGATTGAGCAGAAACTTCCAGAGAAAAATATTCCTTCCACAGCAGCAAAGGCGATTAATCTTTCAGCATAATTTCCTTCATCAATCCAACGCAAAGCCCAATCTGCTTTTTTCTTCACGCAATCCATTGTATCGATCGCATTGAAAAGACTGCTCTTTTCTTTATTATCTTTTACATAAGTGTCAATCAATAAAGAGTAGGTTTCTGAGTGTACGTTTTCCATTGCAATTTGGAAGCCGTAGAAAAACTTAGCTTCAGTATATTGAACTTCTGCCACGAAGTTCTCCGCAAGGTTTTCATTTACGATTCCATCACTAGCTGCAAAGAAAGCCAATACATGCTTAATAAAGTGTGTCTCACCATCCGTCAGATTTTCCCAGTCTTTTTGATCCTGGCTCAAATCGATTTCTTCAGCAGTCCAGAAACTAGCTTCGGCCATCTTATAGAATTCCCATATATCTTTATGTTGGATTGGGAATAAAACAAAGCGGTCTTTGTTCTCCTTCAAAATCGGTTCGTCTTGGAATGTGTTTACTTCACTCATCTTTGAAATACTTTTTATGTTCTTAATAAATTCCTCAAAGAAAACAGGGTGGTTCAGGCTAATGAATTCTTACTAAAGCAGATAGAAAAAATTACGCAGTCAAAAATCTTTTTTTACTTCCCTATTTTCTTGGCTGTGCTTACAAATATTAGGAAGATTACTGAAAAAACAAAGGGTGAAAAGTTACTGACAGAGCGCTGTGGATAAGTATATATATACCTGTATTTCAGTATCTTAACGGCTTTTATCTCAGCTTCACTTAGGGGAATTTCGCGTGTATTCAATCATTAAAAAAAAATGCTAAAGTTTTCCACAAGCACAAGCAAATCAGCACTTGAAAAAATGACCATAAGGACACTATATTACATCATTAATTATTATACAACAATCTCTCTTTCAGGTCTTCTGGCATAAATTCAATCTGCGGCTCGTGCTGATTTAAGAAAAAGGACACGGGGCCATAGTAAGTATTACTAGTAACGGGATCTTCGAACTTACGATACACTCCTTTCTTCATTTTATTAGACAAAGCTGCTGAAACTGAACTCCTTACCTTAGATTTATTAAGGTCGGGTTCCTTCTCCATTATAAAGTCTACTACTTCATTGGTTTTTACCAATTTCCGCTTAAAATCAATAAAATAGGCGATTTTCTTAGTCCAAGCCCATTGATCATGATACGCATTTGTCTTTTGATGAAGTAAATTTTGAGCTTCATTTTCCTGGAAAAGAGGCAGGTTAACTAAATTGGAGAGGTGACTATCGATCTCTTCAATCTCCGCTTTGAATTGATTGATTTTCATTTGCAAAGCTTTCTTTTTGTCACCTAAAGCTTTTATATATAGGTCAGTATATTTCTCTGGAATGTTAACCTTCATCTTTTAATAAATTTTAAGTACTTATTAGTTTCAAAATAAAGCATATCAAGCGAGTAAAGCAAGCGTTTGAAGCGTATTATATGATTTAAATCAACATTAAAAGCCATTTATTGCTTTAATCGCTTCCAATTCAAGGTAATTAAAGCAATATTTCAATCGCTTATCAAATGTGCAGAACAGAAATCAATAAGATTTAGATCAGTAATACAATAGCTTTTGTAACTATAAATAAAATCACTATATTTGCATTCCTTTTGGGAAATAGTATACTTAATAAACAATTATTTCAATGTACGCAATTGTAAACATAGCCGGAAAGCAGTTCAAAGTAACGCAAGACCAGTTCGTATACGCTCCAAAGATGGAGGGTGAGGATGGCGCTTCCGTAGAGTTCGACAAAGTATTGTTAGTAGACAATGATGGAAAAGTCGAAGTAGGTGCACCTTTAGTAAAGGGCGCTAAGGTATCAGGGAAAATCCTTGGTCATGTAAAAGGCGATAAAGTAGTCGTTTTCAAGAAGAAAAGAAGAAAAGGCTACAAGAAAAGAAATGGACATCGTCAAGATTTCACAAAAGTATTAATCGAAAAAATTACAAAATAATATAAACCATGGCACACAAAAAAGGAGCTGGTAGTTCCAAAAACGGAAGAGAATCGGAAAGTAAACGATTAGGTGTGAAAATTTATGGTGGCCAAGCTGCAATTGCAGGAAATATCTTGGTTCGTCAGCGTGGTACTTCTCATCACCCAGGCGATAATGTTGGGATGGGAAAAGATCACACATTATTTGCACTTACTGATGGAGTGGTTCAATTTAAAAGAGGCAAAAAAGACAGATCTTACGTTTCTGTTGAGCCTGTAAATTAAGAAGATAAGATTAAAATTATTCCAAAGCCTTTCAATATAATTGAAAGGCTTTTTTATTTATACCCTCCAATATCAAATTGCTCTTTTGAGATATCCTGAAAAATTAGAATAATCAAACTGGATACATAAGTAAAAATTCAAGATTAATTCTTACAGCGATATAAAAAATATCTAGTCTTTTATCAGTTGATAGATTCCCCCCTCATCACATACTACTGAAAACCTTATTAAATCAAATTTTTCCAGCATCAGTTTTCTAAACCACTCAAATTATTACATTCATAATTAGGATATTCCAATACAGTGGTAATAATTTCCTTCCAAGTCTTCCGATAATTACTTATCTTATATTGTATTATGAATTTGTATTGACTTATTTTTATTTTGAAATTAAGACTTCTATATATAGCCCTGATAATTTTGATGAGCACTCATCTGATGTCTCAATCAAAAA harbors:
- the rpmA gene encoding 50S ribosomal protein L27, whose product is MAHKKGAGSSKNGRESESKRLGVKIYGGQAAIAGNILVRQRGTSHHPGDNVGMGKDHTLFALTDGVVQFKRGKKDRSYVSVEPVN
- the rplU gene encoding 50S ribosomal protein L21, which codes for MYAIVNIAGKQFKVTQDQFVYAPKMEGEDGASVEFDKVLLVDNDGKVEVGAPLVKGAKVSGKILGHVKGDKVVVFKKKRRKGYKKRNGHRQDFTKVLIEKITK
- a CDS encoding ribonucleoside-diphosphate reductase small subunit, with the translated sequence MSEVNTFQDEPILKENKDRFVLFPIQHKDIWEFYKMAEASFWTAEEIDLSQDQKDWENLTDGETHFIKHVLAFFAASDGIVNENLAENFVAEVQYTEAKFFYGFQIAMENVHSETYSLLIDTYVKDNKEKSSLFNAIDTMDCVKKKADWALRWIDEGNYAERLIAFAAVEGIFFSGSFCSIFWLKKRGLMPGLTFSNELISRDEGLHCDFACLLYNDHLVNKLSKEKVTSIITDAVEIEKEFVTDSLPVKLIGMNADLMCQYIEFVADRLLQELRCDKVYGSSNPFDFMEMISLQGKTNFFEKRVGDYQKAGVMKKEEDSDKAKFSLDEDF